In a single window of the Vespa crabro chromosome 18, iyVesCrab1.2, whole genome shotgun sequence genome:
- the LOC124430279 gene encoding uncharacterized protein LOC124430279 yields MKSFVLVILVTIFGITIIQCEPEPMARPTRPKVFTSPEELRRYLDLVKDYYSINGKARYGKRAGGNAFPAFYLGYPWNTLRFILDTHRHFQQQKEDKSKPIKEQINFRNFQDNDTKKQIFRNNPSENLSDMIDNYYDDVE; encoded by the exons ATGAAATCCTTCGTTCTCGTGATACTTGTTACTATTTTTGGTATCACTATCATCCAATGCGAACCCGAACCGATGGCTAGACCAACCAGACCAAAAGTTTTTACAAGTCCGGAAGAGTTACGAAGATATTTAGATCTCGTCaaagattattattcgattaatgGAAAGGCCAG GTATGGAAAAAGAGCCGGAGGTAACGCATTTCCTGCCTTTTATTTAGGATATCCGTGGAATACTTTGAGATTTATACTTGATACTCATCGCCATTTTCAACAACAAAAGGAGGATAAGAGCAAGCCGATAAaggaacaaataaattttcgtaattttcaagataatgatacaaaaaagcaaatatttcgaaataatccGTCAGAAAATTTAAGTGACATGATTGATAACTATTACGATGACGTAGAATAA
- the LOC124430268 gene encoding uncharacterized protein LOC124430268: protein MKGNLGLIAVFAIILAAVNLEAAPKQTPPTVCPSEDSLEETVLLAHESDCSKFYVCFLGEKILKECPYSNSRGDRLHFNPLLQVCVQPENSNCKSTNEGNIPEVSIKDAHLMEEVPPSSKKVSSTYTEGVPDHCPPDDYGKLVHLPHETNCSLFYKCNKGQKVLQKCPPGLHFNKVMQICDLPENAKCENKLDNKVDKNQDLLKIKRSIISQSYETEILSTTPGSIPDHCPLNDTGEVVHLPHETDCTLFYKCNKGEKIINQCPPGLHFNPVLQVCDLPEHANCTSKPEKKEDENQDLLKIKRSIISQSYETEILSITPGSIPDHCPLNDTGEVVHLPHETDCTLFYKCNKGEKIINQCPPGLHFNPVLQVCDLPEHANCTSKPENKEDENQDLLKIKRSIISQSYETEILSTTPGSIPDHCPLNDTGEVVHLPHETDCTLFYKCNKGEKIINQCPPGLHFNPVLQVCDLPEHANCTSKPENKEGEKQDLRETERTSSAAPESSTRVPDSSTPGSIPDHCPPDDSGNVVHLPHETNCSLFYKCHEGQKVALPCPPGLHFNPTLQVCDLPERANCKSKPDDKEDDKEDEKQDLPETERTSSAAPESSTRVPDSSTPGSIPDHCPPDDSGNVVHLPHETNCSLFYKCHEGQKVALPCPPGLHFNPTLQVCDLPERANCKSKPDDKEDDKEDEKQDLPETERTSSAAPESSTRVPASSTPGNIPDRCPSHDNGHVVHLPHETDCTLFYKCVEGQKVALQCPSGLHFNQVLQVCDWPEQANCKSKPGDKEDEKQDLPETKGTSSAAPESSTGVPASSTPGNIPDRCPSHDNGHVVHLPHETDCTLFYKCVEGQKVALQCPPGLHFNQVLLVCDWPEHAECPNGKEDKN from the exons ATGAAAG GAAACTTGGGTTTGATCGCAGTATTTGCGATCATCCTAGCCGCAGTAAATTTAGAAGCAGCCCCTAAGCAGACACCACCTACAGTATGCCCAAGTGAAGATTCTCTCGAGGAAACGGTTTTACTAGCTCATGAATCAGATTGCAGCAAATTTTATGTTTGCTTTTTAGgtgaaaaaattttgaaagagTGTCCATACAGTAATAGTAGAGGTGATAGACTACACTTTAATCCTCTACTTCAG GTATGCGTACAGCCAGAGAATTCGAACTGCAAATCTACAAATGAAGGAAATATACCTGAAGTATCTATAAAGGATGCTCACTTAATGGAAGAAGTTCCTCCATCATCTAAAAAAGTTTCTTCAACGTATACTGAGGGTGTCCCAGATCATTGTCCTCCAGATGATTATGGAAAACTTGTACATTTGCCTCACGAAACAAATTGTTCCCTGTTTTACAAATGCAACAAAGGTCAAAAAGTACTTCAGAAGTGTCCACCAGGATTACATTTCAATAAAGTGATGCAAATATGTGATCTCCCAGAAAATGCTAAATGCGAGAACAAACTAGACAATAAAGTAGACAAAAAtcaagatttattaaaaattaaacgatcAATTATTTCTCAATCATACGAAACAGAAATTCTTTCAACAACTCCTGGCAGTATACCAGATCATTGTCCATTAAATGATACTGGTGAAGTAGTACATTTGCCTCACGAAACAGATTGTACGCTATTTTATAAATGCAACAAAggtgagaaaataattaaccAGTGTCCACCAGGCTTACATTTCAATCCAGTTTTGCAAGTTTGCGATCTGCCGGAACATGCTAACTGCACCAGCAAAccggaaaagaaagaagacgaaaatcaagatttattaaaaattaaacgatcAATTATTTCTCAATCATACGAAACAGAAATTCTTTCAATAACTCCTGGCAGTATACCAGATCATTGTCCATTAAATGATACTGGTGAAGTAGTACATTTGCCTCACGAAACAGATTGTacgttattttataaatgcaaCAAAGGTGAGAAAATAATCAACCAGTGTCCACCAGGCTTACATTTCAATCCAGTTTTGCAAGTTTGCGATCTGCCGGAACATGCTAACTGCACCAGCAAAccggaaaataaagaagacgaaaatcaagatttattaaaaattaaacgatcAATTATTTCTCAATCATACGAAACAGAAATTCTTTCAACAACTCCTGGCAGTATACCAGATCATTGTCCATTAAATGATACTGGTGAAGTAGTACATTTGCCTCACGAAACAGATTGTACGCTATTTTATAAATGCAACAAAggtgagaaaataattaaccAGTGTCCACCAGGCTTACATTTCAATCCAGTTTTGCAAGTTTGCGATCTGCCGGAACATGCTAACTGCACCAGCAAAccagaaaataaagaaggcgAGAAACAAGATTTACGAGAAACTGAAAGAACATCTAGTGCGGCTCCTGAATCATCGACAAGAGTCCCAGATTCATCGACTCCTGGCAGTATCCCAGATCATTGCCCACCAGACGATTCCGGTAATGTAGTACATTTGCCTCACGAGACGAATTGTTCGCTGTTTTACAAATGCCACGAAGGTCAAAAAGTTGCCCTTCCATGCCCACCTGGCTTACATTTCAATCCAACTTTGCAAGTTTGCGATCTGCCGGAACGAGCGAACTGCAAAAGCAAACCAGACGATAAAGAAGACgataaagaagacgaaaaacaAGATTTACCAGAAACTGAAAGAACATCTAGTGCGGCTCCTGAATCATCGACAAGAGTCCCAGATTCATCGACTCCTGGCAGTATCCCAGATCATTGCCCACCAGACGATTCCGGTAATGTAGTACATTTGCCTCACGAGACGAATTGTTCGCTGTTTTACAAATGCCACGAAGGTCAAAAAGTTGCCCTTCCATGCCCACCTGGCTTACATTTCAATCCAACTTTGCAAGTTTGCGATCTGCCGGAACGAGCGAACTGCAAAAGCAAACCAGACGATAAAGAAGACgataaagaagacgaaaaacaAGATTTACCAGAAACTGAAAGAACATCTAGTGCGGCTCCTGAATCATCGACAAGAGTACCAGCTTCATCGACTCCTGGCAATATCCCAGATCGTTGTCCATCACATGATAATGGTCATGTCGTACATTTGCCTCACGAAACAGATTGTACGTTATTTTACAAATGCGTTGAAGGTCAAAAAGTTGCCCTTCAATGCCCATCTGGCTTACATTTCAATCAAGTTTTGCAAGTCTGTGATTGGCCAGAACAAGCGAACTGCAAAAGCAAACCAGGCgataaagaagacgaaaaacaAGATTTACCAGAAACTAAAGGAACATCTAGTGCGGCTCCTGAATCATCGACAGGAGTCCCAGCTTCATCGACTCCTGGCAATATTCCAGATCGTTGTCCATCACATGATAATGGTCATGTCGTACATTTGCCTCATGAAACAGATTGTACGTTATTTTACAAATGCGTTGAAGGTCAAAAAGTTGCCCTTCAATGCCCACCTGGCTTACATTTCAATCAAGTTTTGTTAGTCTGTGATTGGCCAGAACATGCTGAATGCCCAAACgggaaggaagataaaaattaa
- the LOC124430271 gene encoding F-box/LRR-repeat protein 2 isoform X2: MIHSGRTRLEKKVIRVGVGVGGGGQVGQGVQPVDESGTGSQWWRQQHPSYHYHHYHHQGGYCTSHAHNNPVTTMKQSYVQLTWVFHDDEAQINKKLPKELLLRILSYLDVISLCRCAQVSKAWNVLALDGSNWQRIDLFDFQRDVEESVINNISNRCGGFLRQLSLRGCQSIEDISMQKLANCCPNIEELNLSQCKKISDTTCAALSKYCLKLQRLNLDSCPEITDLSLKDLSDGCPLLTHINLSWCELLTDNGVEALARGCKHLRSFQSKGCRQLTDKGVKCLAHYCQNLEAINLHECRNITDDAVRELGEQCSRLHYVCISNCPNLTDASLVTLAQHCPLLSILECVACTRFTDAGFQALARNCRLLEKMDLEECLLITDATLIHLAMGCPRLEKLSLSHCELITDEGIRQLALSPCAAEHLAVLELDNCPLITDASLDHLLQACHNLERIELYDCQLITRAGIHTFAEYQSPRIFCTGHATS, translated from the exons ATGATACACTCCGGGCGGACCAGGCTCGAG aaaaaagtaattcgaGTGGGAGTGGGAGTAGGAGGAGGGGGTCAGGTTGGCCAAGGTGTTCAACCGGTCGACGAGTCTGGAACCGGAAGTCAATGGTGGAGACAGCAGCATCCATCCTATCATTATcaccattatcatcatcagGGTGGTTATTGCACATCGCATGCTCACAACAACCCTGTCACTACCATGAAGCAATCCTACGTGCAG CTAACGTGGGTATTTCATGACGACGAGGCGCAGATTAACAAGAAACTGCCAAAGGAATTGTTATTAAG GATTCTCTCGTATCTCGATGTGATATCCTTATGTCGATGTGCCCAAGTAAGTAAGGCATGGAACGTATTGGCCCTCGATGGTTCCAACTGGCAAAGGATCGACCTTTTCGATTTTCAACGAGACGTAGAG GAATCAGTAATAAATAACATCTCTAACCGTTGTGGTGGATTCCTTAGACAATTGTCTCTGAGAGGATGCCAAAGTATCGAGGACATATCCATGCAAAAATTAGCTAATTGTTGTCCCAACATCGAGGAACTTAATCTGAGTCAGTGTAAGAAAATCTCGGATACAACTTGTGCGGCCCTTAGTAAATATTGTCTAAAGCTTCAGCGATTAAATCTGGATTCCTGCCCCGAAATAACAGATCTTTCATTGAAAGATCTTTCTGATGGTTGTCCATTGTTAACTCACATCAATCTATCGTGGTGCGAGTTACTTACCGACAATGGAGTCGAAGCTTTAGCAAGGGGCTGTAAACATTTGCGTAGCTTTCAAAGCAAGGGCTGTCGTCAATTGACAGACAAAGGTGTCAAATGTTTGGCACATTATTGCCAAAATCTTGAAGCCATCAATCTACATGAATGCAGG AATATAACCGACGACGCGGTGAGAGAACTAGGTGAACAGTGTTCAAGACTGCATTACGTTTGTATATCGAATTGTCCTAATTTAACGGATGCATCTCTCGTCACTTTGGCTCAACACTGTCCGCTTCTTAGTATTCTCGAGTGCGTTGCCTGCACGCGTTTCACGGATGCAGGCTTTCAAGCTCTCGCGAGA AATTGCAGACTATTGGAAAAGATGGACCTCGAAGAGTGCCTTTTAATAACAGATGCCACCCTTATACACCTGGCCATGGGCTGTCCGAGATTGGAGAAGCTG AGTCTGTCCCATTGCGAGCTGATTACCGACGAAGGGATTCGGCAGCTTGCTCTTTCACCGTGTGCCGCTGAACATCTAGCGGTATTAGAGCTGGATAATTGCCCTCTCATCACGGACGCCAGTCTCGATCATCTTTTACAGGCCTGCCACAATCTCGAACGAATCGAGCTTTACGACTGTCAACTGATCACTAGAGCTGGCATAC ACACATTTGCCGAATATCAAAGTCCACGCATATTTTGCACCGGTCACGCCACCTCCTAA
- the LOC124430271 gene encoding F-box/LRR-repeat protein 20 isoform X1, whose translation MIHSGRTRLEKKVIRVGVGVGGGGQVGQGVQPVDESGTGSQWWRQQHPSYHYHHYHHQGGYCTSHAHNNPVTTMKQSYVQLTWVFHDDEAQINKKLPKELLLRILSYLDVISLCRCAQVSKAWNVLALDGSNWQRIDLFDFQRDVEESVINNISNRCGGFLRQLSLRGCQSIEDISMQKLANCCPNIEELNLSQCKKISDTTCAALSKYCLKLQRLNLDSCPEITDLSLKDLSDGCPLLTHINLSWCELLTDNGVEALARGCKHLRSFQSKGCRQLTDKGVKCLAHYCQNLEAINLHECRNITDDAVRELGEQCSRLHYVCISNCPNLTDASLVTLAQHCPLLSILECVACTRFTDAGFQALARNCRLLEKMDLEECLLITDATLIHLAMGCPRLEKLSLSHCELITDEGIRQLALSPCAAEHLAVLELDNCPLITDASLDHLLQACHNLERIELYDCQLITRAGIRRLRTHLPNIKVHAYFAPVTPPPNTGTPRQRYCRCCVIL comes from the exons ATGATACACTCCGGGCGGACCAGGCTCGAG aaaaaagtaattcgaGTGGGAGTGGGAGTAGGAGGAGGGGGTCAGGTTGGCCAAGGTGTTCAACCGGTCGACGAGTCTGGAACCGGAAGTCAATGGTGGAGACAGCAGCATCCATCCTATCATTATcaccattatcatcatcagGGTGGTTATTGCACATCGCATGCTCACAACAACCCTGTCACTACCATGAAGCAATCCTACGTGCAG CTAACGTGGGTATTTCATGACGACGAGGCGCAGATTAACAAGAAACTGCCAAAGGAATTGTTATTAAG GATTCTCTCGTATCTCGATGTGATATCCTTATGTCGATGTGCCCAAGTAAGTAAGGCATGGAACGTATTGGCCCTCGATGGTTCCAACTGGCAAAGGATCGACCTTTTCGATTTTCAACGAGACGTAGAG GAATCAGTAATAAATAACATCTCTAACCGTTGTGGTGGATTCCTTAGACAATTGTCTCTGAGAGGATGCCAAAGTATCGAGGACATATCCATGCAAAAATTAGCTAATTGTTGTCCCAACATCGAGGAACTTAATCTGAGTCAGTGTAAGAAAATCTCGGATACAACTTGTGCGGCCCTTAGTAAATATTGTCTAAAGCTTCAGCGATTAAATCTGGATTCCTGCCCCGAAATAACAGATCTTTCATTGAAAGATCTTTCTGATGGTTGTCCATTGTTAACTCACATCAATCTATCGTGGTGCGAGTTACTTACCGACAATGGAGTCGAAGCTTTAGCAAGGGGCTGTAAACATTTGCGTAGCTTTCAAAGCAAGGGCTGTCGTCAATTGACAGACAAAGGTGTCAAATGTTTGGCACATTATTGCCAAAATCTTGAAGCCATCAATCTACATGAATGCAGG AATATAACCGACGACGCGGTGAGAGAACTAGGTGAACAGTGTTCAAGACTGCATTACGTTTGTATATCGAATTGTCCTAATTTAACGGATGCATCTCTCGTCACTTTGGCTCAACACTGTCCGCTTCTTAGTATTCTCGAGTGCGTTGCCTGCACGCGTTTCACGGATGCAGGCTTTCAAGCTCTCGCGAGA AATTGCAGACTATTGGAAAAGATGGACCTCGAAGAGTGCCTTTTAATAACAGATGCCACCCTTATACACCTGGCCATGGGCTGTCCGAGATTGGAGAAGCTG AGTCTGTCCCATTGCGAGCTGATTACCGACGAAGGGATTCGGCAGCTTGCTCTTTCACCGTGTGCCGCTGAACATCTAGCGGTATTAGAGCTGGATAATTGCCCTCTCATCACGGACGCCAGTCTCGATCATCTTTTACAGGCCTGCCACAATCTCGAACGAATCGAGCTTTACGACTGTCAACTGATCACTAGAGCTGGCATACGTAGGCTCAGA ACACATTTGCCGAATATCAAAGTCCACGCATATTTTGCACCGGTCACGCCACCTCCTAATACGGGAACACCTCGACAACGATATTGTCGATGCTGTGTCATTCTGTGA
- the LOC124430271 gene encoding F-box/LRR-repeat protein 20 isoform X3, giving the protein MIHSGRTRLELTWVFHDDEAQINKKLPKELLLRILSYLDVISLCRCAQVSKAWNVLALDGSNWQRIDLFDFQRDVEESVINNISNRCGGFLRQLSLRGCQSIEDISMQKLANCCPNIEELNLSQCKKISDTTCAALSKYCLKLQRLNLDSCPEITDLSLKDLSDGCPLLTHINLSWCELLTDNGVEALARGCKHLRSFQSKGCRQLTDKGVKCLAHYCQNLEAINLHECRNITDDAVRELGEQCSRLHYVCISNCPNLTDASLVTLAQHCPLLSILECVACTRFTDAGFQALARNCRLLEKMDLEECLLITDATLIHLAMGCPRLEKLSLSHCELITDEGIRQLALSPCAAEHLAVLELDNCPLITDASLDHLLQACHNLERIELYDCQLITRAGIRRLRTHLPNIKVHAYFAPVTPPPNTGTPRQRYCRCCVIL; this is encoded by the exons ATGATACACTCCGGGCGGACCAGGCTCGAG CTAACGTGGGTATTTCATGACGACGAGGCGCAGATTAACAAGAAACTGCCAAAGGAATTGTTATTAAG GATTCTCTCGTATCTCGATGTGATATCCTTATGTCGATGTGCCCAAGTAAGTAAGGCATGGAACGTATTGGCCCTCGATGGTTCCAACTGGCAAAGGATCGACCTTTTCGATTTTCAACGAGACGTAGAG GAATCAGTAATAAATAACATCTCTAACCGTTGTGGTGGATTCCTTAGACAATTGTCTCTGAGAGGATGCCAAAGTATCGAGGACATATCCATGCAAAAATTAGCTAATTGTTGTCCCAACATCGAGGAACTTAATCTGAGTCAGTGTAAGAAAATCTCGGATACAACTTGTGCGGCCCTTAGTAAATATTGTCTAAAGCTTCAGCGATTAAATCTGGATTCCTGCCCCGAAATAACAGATCTTTCATTGAAAGATCTTTCTGATGGTTGTCCATTGTTAACTCACATCAATCTATCGTGGTGCGAGTTACTTACCGACAATGGAGTCGAAGCTTTAGCAAGGGGCTGTAAACATTTGCGTAGCTTTCAAAGCAAGGGCTGTCGTCAATTGACAGACAAAGGTGTCAAATGTTTGGCACATTATTGCCAAAATCTTGAAGCCATCAATCTACATGAATGCAGG AATATAACCGACGACGCGGTGAGAGAACTAGGTGAACAGTGTTCAAGACTGCATTACGTTTGTATATCGAATTGTCCTAATTTAACGGATGCATCTCTCGTCACTTTGGCTCAACACTGTCCGCTTCTTAGTATTCTCGAGTGCGTTGCCTGCACGCGTTTCACGGATGCAGGCTTTCAAGCTCTCGCGAGA AATTGCAGACTATTGGAAAAGATGGACCTCGAAGAGTGCCTTTTAATAACAGATGCCACCCTTATACACCTGGCCATGGGCTGTCCGAGATTGGAGAAGCTG AGTCTGTCCCATTGCGAGCTGATTACCGACGAAGGGATTCGGCAGCTTGCTCTTTCACCGTGTGCCGCTGAACATCTAGCGGTATTAGAGCTGGATAATTGCCCTCTCATCACGGACGCCAGTCTCGATCATCTTTTACAGGCCTGCCACAATCTCGAACGAATCGAGCTTTACGACTGTCAACTGATCACTAGAGCTGGCATACGTAGGCTCAGA ACACATTTGCCGAATATCAAAGTCCACGCATATTTTGCACCGGTCACGCCACCTCCTAATACGGGAACACCTCGACAACGATATTGTCGATGCTGTGTCATTCTGTGA
- the LOC124430267 gene encoding pre-mRNA-splicing factor ATP-dependent RNA helicase DHX16 produces the protein MSKYRRQETSSEDSDSEEERRKKDIKERDEFANRLKAKDDSKTRKVAMPTGSGAAEAAKRLKLMETDAREKLVPKLRVDSRRKYLEKRKEDKVAELEADIIDDEYLFEEEILTEREKRERAHKKQLLQLAKEHEKARELERVQRYHMPLEKKKLEAEAEPPDTEPPQSEQSKWESDQMSSAVFRFGAKDRKAQQDYDLLLEDEIEFIQALRMPGSEKGTKRESSPSPQAKILQTIQETKKSLPIYPFKNDLIQAIKEHQILIIEGETGSGKTTQIPQYLYESGFAVNDKIIGCSEPRRVAAMSVAARVAHEMAVKLGNEVGYAIRFEDCTSHRTRIKYMTDGTLHREFLSQPDLASYSVMIIDEAHERTLHTDILFGLVKDITRFRSDLKLLISSATLDATKFSEFFDDAPIFRIPGRRFPVDIYYTKAPEADYIDACVVSILQIHATQPPGDVLVFLTGQDEIETCQEMLQERVRRLGSKLAELLILPVYANLPSDMQAKIFQPTPPGARKVVLATNIAETSLTIDNIVYVIDPGFAKQNNFNSRTGMESLMVVPISKASAMQRAGRAGRVAPGKCFRLYTAWAYQHELEDNTVPEIQRINLGNAVLTLKALGINDLVHFDFLDPPPHETLVLALEQLYALGALNHRGELTKLGRRMAEFPLDPMMAKMLLASERYRCSEEVATIAAMLSVNGAIFYRPKDKIIHADTARKNFHVPGGDHLTLLNVYNQWQQSDFSTHWCYENFIQHRSMKRARDVREQLIGLMQRVEMELVSGITETVNIRKAITAGYFYHVARLSKGGHYKTAKHNQTVSIHPNSSLFQELPRWLLYHELVFTTKEFMRQVTEIESKWLLEVAPHYYKPKELEDSTNKKMPKVAGRARPDATT, from the exons atgaGCAAATACAGAAGGCAAGAAACCTCAAGCGAGGATAGTGATAGTGAGGAAGAAAGGcgtaagaaagatataaaagagagagatgaatttGCGAACCGTCTCAAAGCAAAAGATGATAGTAAGACACGAAAAGTTGCTATGCCCACTGGCTCTGGAGCAG ctgaGGCAGCAAAAAGACTTAAACTCATGGAAACTGATGCAAGAGAAAAGCTTGTTCCAAAACTAAGAGTAGACTcccgtagaaaatatttagaaaaacgTAAAGAGGATAAAGTGGCCGAATTAGAAGCAGATATTATTGATGATGAATACCTGTTTGAAGaagaaat TTTAACGGAACGTGAAAAGCGTGAAAGAGCACATaagaaacaattattacaattggcAAAGGAACATGAAAAGGCAAGGGAACTTGAAAGAGTACAAAGATATCATATGcctttggaaaaaaagaaattagaagcTGAGGCAGAACCACCTGATACAGAACCACCTCAATCCGAACAAAGTAAATGGGAGTCCGATCAGATGTCATCTGCTGTATTTAGATTTGGGGCAAAAGACAGAAAAg CACAACAGGATTATGATCTTTTATTGGAGGatgaaatagaatttattcaAGCACTGCGTATGCCTGGAAGTGAAAAAGGTACAAAGCGTGAATCAAGTCCATCTCCGCAGGCTAAAATTTTACAAACCAtacaagaaacaaaaaagagctTACCAATATATCCATTTAAGAATGATCTTATTCAAGCTATCAAAGAACATCAG ATTCTGATCATAGAAGGTGAAACAGGTTCAGGAAAAACTACACAAATTCCACAATATTTATACGAATCGGGTTTTGCGGTGAATGACAAAATTATTGGTTGTAGCGAGCCTCGCAGAGTGGCAGCGATGTCTGTAGCCGCTAGAGTGGCTCATGAAATGGCTGTAAAACTTGGAAACGAAGTTGGTTATGCAATTCGTTTCGAAGATTGCACGTCCCATCGTACGCGTATAAAATACATGACTGATGGCACATTACATCGCGAATTCCTTAGTCAACCTGATTTAGCGTCATATAG CGTAATGATAATTGACGAAGCACATGAGCGCACATTGCATACCGACATTTTATTTGGCTTGGTCAAGGATATTACAAGATTTCGTTCAgacttgaaattattaatttcttctgCAACGTTAGATGCAACAAAGTTCAGCGAATTCTTCGACGATGCTCCAATTTTTCGTATACCTGGCCGTCGTTTTcctgtagatatatattatacaaaagcACCTGAGGCGGATTATATCGATGCATGTGTAGTCTCTATTCTTCAAATTCATGCGACCCAACCGCCAGGAGATGTGCTAGTATTTCTAACTG GTCAGGACGAGATTGAGACGTGTCAAGAGATGTTacaagagagagtaagaaggCTGGGAAGTAAGTTGGCGGAACTTTTGATATTACCCGTTTATGCGAACTTGCCAAGTGATATGCAAGCTAAAATATTTCAACCCACTCCACCCGGTGCTAGAaag GTTGTTCTGGCTACTAACATAGCAGAGACGTCTTTGACCATTGACAATATCGTTTACGTAATAGATCCTGGATTTGCGAAgcagaataattttaattcgcGAACAGGAATGGAAAGTTTGATGGTTGTTCCGATTAGTAAAGCTTCTGCGATGCAGCGAGCAGGTCGTGCTGGCAGAGTAGCACCCGGTAAATGTTTCAGACTTTACACAGCATGGGCATATCAGCACGAGTTGGAGGATAATACTGTACCTGAAATACAAAGGATAAATCTTG GTAATGCAGTGCTCACATTAAAAGCCCTAGGTATTAACGATTTAGTTCACTTTGATTTTCTCGATCCACCGCCGCATGAAACATTAGTATTAGCTTTAGAGCAACTTTATGCTTTGGGTGCTCTCAATCATCGCGGTGAATTAACTAAACTCGGCCGACGAATGGCAGAATTTCCACTTGATCCAATGATGGCAAAAATGTTGTTAGCCAGCGAACGTTATCGTTGCTCCGAAGAGGTGGCCACAATAGCTGCAATGCTTTCTGTAAACGGAGCAATTTTCTATAGAcctaaagataaaattatacatgCAGATACAGctagaaaaaattttcatgttcCTGGCGGAGATCATCTCACTCTCCTAAATGTTTATAATCAGTGGCAACAAAGCGATTTTAGTACTCATTGGTGTTACGAAAATTTTATTCAGCATAG ATCGATGAAACGAGCCAGAGATGTTAGGGAACAGTTAATAGGCTTGATGCAACGTGTTGAAATGGAACTTGTCTCGGGTATTACAGAAACCGTTAATATTCGGAAG GCAATTACGGCAGGTTATTTCTATCACGTGGCTCGTTTGTCAAAGGGAGGCCATTATAAAACAGCAAAACATAATCAAACTGTATCGATTCATCCGAATAGTTCTTTATTTCAAGAACTTCCGCGATGGTTGCTTTATCACGAATTAGTATTTACAACGAAAGAATTCATGCGACAG GTTACGGAAATAGAAAGCAAATGGTTGTTGGAAGTTGCACCACATTATTACAAACCCAAAGAACTTGAAGActcgacgaataaaaaaatgccTAAAGTTGCAGGCAGAGCACGACCAGATGCAACTACCTAA